The following are encoded in a window of Wolbachia endosymbiont (group B) of Hofmannophila pseudospretella genomic DNA:
- a CDS encoding ankyrin repeat domain-containing protein encodes MRNLRGLTSITKELNLQEKSRRTLKQESLKRVLDELEDAQKKTFFSLSVSLILDRLKDFAVQIEDINFSNYSKYREELIILYDKKEFLNLLMEKGVKLSNTVLHAAIEYNSINVAYYLVNEHIDKIDINHQDENGNTVLHLALELLCLDKPEVKGIIKLLLSKGIKFDIQNKKSETPFDLLVKYVSYPINQQKKLNNIQELLSNCTVKDILKGLNGTSSLNTLAELAVYHCSEEVLKTLIEGGMNVNCQDENGDTVLHHAFKCFGSEDDEWKEQNITKLLLNEGAKLDIQNKESKTPFDLLVGYVTKAHYTKKERLHHVSRILSNCTIKGTLKSLNGTSSLNELARLAVKLNNKKILNFLIKNDIKILSTILEDIVKYDFNKKIFSYFLHKNRIDYQDEGENTILHHTLKLLISNKSNYQGYVELLMSEGAKLNVKNDKGETPFDLLIEYVEKGFYGQARRLSYVWNLLNKCENKDILRELKYKDGASALDKLNELHAKCRNTSIIVASTLAVAGVALGVAIAAYSGMLAVGIAVGACCLVVAAIIYYCNKPSKSLENSNAEAVVNQITVADIS; translated from the coding sequence ATGAGAAATCTCAGAGGATTGACTTCTATTACGAAGGAGTTGAATCTGCAAGAAAAATCAAGACGTACACTGAAACAAGAATCATTAAAACGTGTACTTGATGAATTAGAAGATGCGCAGAAAAAAACTTTTTTCAGTTTAAGTGTTAGTCTGATTTTAGATAGACTTAAGGATTTTGCCGTTCAGATAGAAGATATAAATTTTTCTAATTACTCGAAATATCGAGAAGAGCTTATTATTCTGTATGATAAAAAGGAATTCTTAAATCTTTTAATGGAAAAAGGAGTAAAGTTATCAAATACTGTTTTGCATGCAGCTATTGAATATAATTCTATAAACGTTGCTTATTACCTTGTAAATGAACACATAGATAAGATAGATATCAATCATCAAGATGAAAATGGAAATACAGTTTTACATCTCGCTTTAGAACTTTTGTGTTTGGATAAACCAGAAGTCAAAGGTATTATTAAATTACTTCTAAGCAAAGGTATAAAATTTGATATTCAAAATAAAAAAAGTGAAACCCCATTTGATCTCTTAGTTAAATATGTTAGCTATCCAATTAATCAACAAAAGAAATTAAATAATATTCAGGAGCTTCTTAGCAATTGTACAGTTAAAGACATATTGAAAGGTCTAAATGGTACTTCTTCATTAAATACACTAGCAGAACTTGCTGTTTATCATTGTAGTGAAGAAGTTTTAAAAACTTTAATTGAAGGTGGTATGAATGTCAATTGTCAAGACGAAAATGGAGATACAGTTTTACATCACGCTTTTAAATGTTTTGGCTCAGAAGATGATGAATGGAAGGAGCAAAATATTACAAAATTACTTCTAAATGAAGGTGCGAAACTTGATATTCAAAATAAAGAAAGTAAAACTCCATTTGATCTCTTGGTTGGATATGTTACAAAGGCGCATTATACTAAAAAGGAAAGATTACATCATGTTTCAAGGATCCTTAGCAATTGTACAATTAAAGGTACACTAAAAAGTCTAAATGGTACTTCTTCATTAAATGAGCTAGCAAGACTTGCTGTTAAACTTAATAATAAAAAAATCTTAAATTTCTTGATTAAAAACGACATAAAGATTCTAAGTACTATTTTAGAAGATATTGTTAAATATGATTTCAATAAAAAGATTTTTAGTTACTTTTTGCATAAAAATAGGATTGATTACCAAGATGAAGGTGAAAATACAATTTTGCATCATACCTTAAAATTGTTGATTAGTAATAAATCAAACTATCAAGGTTATGTTGAATTACTAATGAGTGAAGGCGCAAAGCTTAACGTTAAAAATGACAAAGGTGAAACTCCTTTTGATCTCCTGATTGAATATGTTGAGAAGGGGTTTTATGGTCAAGCACGAAGATTAAGTTATGTTTGGAATTTGCTTAACAAATGTGAAAATAAAGATATACTAAGAGAGCTAAAATACAAGGATGGTGCTTCTGCATTAGATAAACTAAATGAGCTTCATGCTAAGTGTCGTAATACTTCTATCATAGTTGCTTCTACACTAGCAGTGGCTGGAGTTGCTTTAGGTGTGGCTATTGCAGCTTACTCAGGAATGTTAGCGGTAGGAATAGCAGTTGGAGCCTGTTGCTTAGTTGTTGCTGCAATCATATACTATTGTAATAAGCCTTCAAAGTCACTTGAGAATAGCAATGCTGAAGCTGTAGTGAATCAAATAACAGTGGCAGATATCTCTTAA
- a CDS encoding latrotoxin-related protein (Members of this family contain a domain related to the alpha-latrotoxin from the black widow spider, and are found regularly as large proteins in the Wolbachia bacterial endosymbionts of insects and other other arthropods.), with protein MPRATAEAKHIEHKLELIELLLTEPINPGNGKGNPVLSVNFDAPKGFAEKFSLFLRETPNIGSTSSPEFFIHSILGSILTLPNSGLVEKLGINKVYIKRTNLKVEGLKNEISIVKLCFFLEKSGRKQVVLRAFTNDQITGYGDLKRKYCYNDDELKEIAKTLEISDIDNTDINEYSFHMRTEEDLGNLSFELYREQRDRVKEKFKDLVSSPSQTSEFEEINIGRSTSLEGAFKQLSDKSIDQVIVGIREIFLELAEIYKSNQGKFSLGNSEAAYHGFVYGALALNFKYRYGLNCYVERAAGNGRADLILMSRTKDANGRINPKPVPVVVEFKGEGHTADEAITQIKNKGYLYNLSIRTKAEEAVIVGISYAEVKTEQAKIFQSQGFVHQLLEGAKDFDGNEAKENLKAELKNLYHLIPSKDKNYLSKLVFGQILAMDSIDKNIFTYQNEDRSIGREATTFLLFNQGEDRAVILNIIERSGELRELRRQKRFDSNKIPPIDELDIDSAVKIDLIINTGVKNNLGGFEVGERKDKSYFQDINIKEVSHNSKNRYKGKFERIGNVDVNSLIEQLRGIDVVDLLKESKDEEMMGNKLKEPLSPLVEALLPFKELIKREVDFQAIMQGLLINGKTQDGKEIKVYVESNISSLGKMDLALSFTYLQGDESTIEEDEPIIIELKCANSSVKKKLGHAEKQMSDKYKILRSFTDKRTAKFLAMVFNQSSRSDKDLITASIKSIEVYHTTSQGEISSPERGGARKRLRLETGPQMECLEAKRRKIRNIGMYCIDSRDEENITEEEKEQRIKELFNANKVAERVKNIEFYDQLFKVSERISRGEATDQNVEEAFIAKVKNVDLNSIDPEIKDIVKEMKENKEEIKNILRGYGVAEKIGKVAESAGFAFTVFLVGKHIANGDVEGLGYDALNLWVMPKIGEKISGKILGLGEKLDSQMLKGFAPVMGPAIGNFAAFLGLAESIKARESATNPVDIKIADLNIATNSIFIAADVPAIVTETMSAVGIEAGVMGEFAGPVGTAISVAVIIISQFVEAELEVEKLEEHINLTDQEKHDLYWDFFLGKKVPDYIENDIEAESIYKQYVLKLISQYKGNYDKIVMSLPYILVTKEKRVYGEIQLLRVYCRTNTKIVDTKFDFGFNTNVTYPFHISDINSRVIPTNIESYSVVCGPHDSDIKVQIDNPPCTDCVVNGIGSGCDNLYDHSNVLLNRTFEKWFLQEYPSDCYNAVIYRNKNFRGYGSVYYITAQNANINVVFQEKDILNGDRGRRGKVENRYYFEKSLDSCKVYNSGRNFFYIAGKFSCDLGADRQKNIVITQGNLTTDSINIHSIIGSNRTNYIKFSNADYVDGKGGNDIITAKNFATIKGYFGDSIHGSGLVLLPINFSDIDKITHVNDRTNIYNKSGDSISVDKQTLIKTADGLFVTPTKVESNTGTVASLQITKSVGSDVILDDELDKLQTIDNRNFNITKQLSSTNYRSTIGSFSNHIFYPDKEHHNFYWEAPSNINHLYLFDEKSANITIAQANGILDFSQLNSTLNDIQFAENNEGEIKINKSRLNVTLLPDYKDVTVTFDREKYYKLQNGELERDYCSHSLKIDGRFSVNGTDLLNHYNCFTFDSDKVLFLKLNNDLLLLSDKGALSISDYYSFVHRNWDLSIELNNRIIEPEEFGERADDFSSFRYYKPDEQGLQIYHNQPINKNDIGLVDLKGKSILDFDMKVMNDTLLLSHKNNTLVKVENWNTYQPAREMMFAFNDTIVSNSKCIASTCNPQDVIMDFNKEKQKQYSQLIKTSGPEEAKSLIRKAIQENKSNLLEALLDGMRNRDDRYTLINAKNDFGETFLHLAISQCFVDNGVNNLKDTKLKIVELLLNSGIDVNAQDTQGKTSLHRVVLLMGYLVQNNHDFSLLQLLIFKNADVNIRDNNSKKPLDIARDKGFTNIISFLEKAERRNEYVAPKHIRHHKRHAYHRGNRHRYSPIEKTTKARIEGKAIVGKIESMIDEKSPTVGYDDVEVMVVGGIEIAAINRKKIKVNKAEEVRYKKATSRASALSSWINSLFGSVKTSIGRLLDSKPTLSDGVSSTTSPISQVDSPVDINGTIMLLDVLIRKVTGQKYISTADQHVSLLEAQGYALNITEEFEKVVEQAALKSGISMHRLNIDFVEIQKEVTGKIMSGKFDEISGIFNSYVEKACSGKEAGKLSPKKFEKFIAQFNKGLLNQSIEQILHNRDGRLEVDGTKKQQISLEPQSYLSNASVHSHSKDKVSTCLSDVGVTKLGNTLSK; from the coding sequence ATGCCAAGAGCAACAGCTGAAGCGAAACATATTGAACACAAGCTTGAGTTAATAGAATTATTACTCACTGAACCAATTAATCCAGGTAACGGTAAGGGTAACCCTGTTCTCTCAGTAAATTTCGATGCACCTAAGGGATTTGCTGAAAAGTTTAGTTTATTTCTTCGTGAAACTCCAAATATTGGTTCAACATCTAGTCCTGAGTTTTTTATTCATAGCATATTAGGATCGATTTTAACCCTTCCTAATAGTGGTCTAGTAGAAAAGCTTGGCATCAATAAGGTGTATATTAAGCGTACTAATTTGAAAGTAGAGGGATTGAAAAATGAGATTAGCATTGTAAAACTATGCTTTTTTCTTGAAAAAAGTGGAAGAAAACAAGTGGTTCTTAGAGCTTTTACAAATGATCAAATTACAGGTTATGGGGATTTAAAACGGAAATATTGTTATAATGATGATGAACTTAAAGAGATAGCAAAAACACTAGAGATCTCTGACATAGATAACACAGATATAAATGAGTATTCGTTTCATATGCGTACTGAAGAAGATTTAGGCAACCTGTCATTCGAACTATATAGAGAACAAAGAGATAGAGTAAAAGAAAAATTTAAGGATTTGGTGTCTTCTCCATCTCAAACTAGTGAATTTGAGGAGATCAATATAGGTCGGTCTACAAGTCTTGAAGGTGCATTTAAACAGCTTTCTGATAAGAGTATAGATCAAGTAATAGTTGGTATTAGAGAAATTTTTCTTGAACTGGCCGAAATATACAAAAGTAATCAGGGAAAGTTTTCACTGGGCAACTCAGAAGCAGCATATCATGGGTTTGTTTATGGAGCTTTAGCATTAAATTTTAAATATCGTTATGGTCTTAATTGTTATGTTGAACGTGCTGCAGGTAACGGACGTGCAGATTTAATACTTATGTCACGTACAAAAGATGCAAATGGTAGGATAAATCCTAAACCTGTTCCAGTAGTTGTTGAGTTTAAAGGAGAAGGTCATACTGCTGATGAAGCTATAACACAGATCAAGAACAAAGGTTATTTGTATAACCTCAGCATTAGAACTAAAGCAGAAGAGGCGGTTATAGTGGGAATTAGTTATGCTGAAGTAAAGACAGAACAAGCTAAGATTTTTCAATCCCAAGGTTTTGTGCATCAATTATTAGAAGGTGCTAAAGATTTTGATGGCAATGAAGCAAAGGAAAATTTAAAGGCAGAACTAAAGAACTTATATCACTTGATACCAAGTAAGGATAAAAACTATTTAAGCAAACTAGTGTTCGGACAGATTTTAGCTATGGATAGTATAGATAAAAATATTTTCACTTATCAGAATGAAGATAGAAGTATAGGAAGAGAGGCTACTACATTTCTACTATTCAATCAAGGGGAAGATAGAGCAGTAATATTAAATATTATAGAACGTAGTGGTGAATTAAGAGAACTTAGAAGGCAAAAGAGATTTGACAGTAATAAAATTCCTCCAATTGATGAACTGGATATTGATTCTGCAGTTAAAATCGACCTGATAATAAACACAGGAGTAAAGAATAACCTAGGTGGGTTTGAAGTAGGAGAAAGAAAAGATAAGTCTTATTTTCAGGATATAAATATAAAAGAAGTCTCTCATAACTCTAAAAATAGATACAAGGGTAAATTTGAAAGAATAGGGAATGTTGACGTAAATAGCTTAATTGAACAATTACGTGGAATTGATGTTGTAGACTTGCTTAAGGAAAGTAAAGATGAAGAGATGATGGGAAATAAGTTAAAAGAGCCACTATCTCCTTTAGTAGAAGCTTTATTGCCTTTTAAGGAATTAATAAAAAGAGAAGTGGACTTTCAAGCAATAATGCAAGGGTTATTGATAAATGGAAAAACGCAAGATGGTAAAGAGATTAAAGTGTATGTGGAATCTAATATATCTTCATTAGGGAAAATGGACCTGGCGCTATCTTTTACATATTTGCAAGGAGATGAATCTACTATTGAGGAAGATGAACCAATTATCATAGAATTAAAATGTGCTAATAGTAGTGTAAAGAAAAAATTAGGACATGCAGAAAAACAGATGAGTGACAAATATAAAATTCTTAGATCTTTTACTGATAAGAGAACAGCCAAGTTTTTAGCCATGGTTTTTAATCAATCTAGTAGGTCCGATAAAGATTTAATTACAGCAAGCATAAAAAGTATTGAAGTCTATCATACCACATCTCAAGGTGAGATTAGCTCTCCCGAAAGAGGTGGTGCAAGAAAAAGGCTAAGGCTTGAAACTGGGCCTCAAATGGAATGTTTAGAAGCTAAAAGAAGAAAAATAAGAAATATAGGCATGTACTGCATAGACTCACGTGATGAAGAAAATATTACAGAGGAAGAAAAAGAGCAACGTATTAAAGAGTTGTTTAATGCTAACAAGGTAGCGGAAAGAGTAAAGAATATTGAGTTTTATGATCAGCTTTTCAAAGTTTCTGAACGAATCTCTAGAGGTGAAGCTACAGACCAAAATGTTGAAGAAGCATTTATTGCAAAGGTTAAAAATGTAGATCTAAATTCAATAGACCCAGAGATCAAGGATATTGTAAAGGAGATGAAAGAAAATAAAGAAGAAATCAAAAATATTCTCAGAGGATATGGGGTAGCAGAAAAAATAGGGAAAGTAGCAGAAAGTGCAGGTTTTGCCTTTACAGTATTTTTAGTTGGTAAACATATAGCAAATGGAGATGTAGAAGGCCTAGGTTATGATGCATTAAATCTCTGGGTAATGCCAAAGATTGGTGAGAAAATCTCTGGAAAAATATTAGGATTAGGAGAAAAACTTGATTCTCAAATGCTAAAGGGGTTTGCCCCAGTTATGGGACCTGCTATAGGTAACTTTGCAGCATTTTTAGGGTTAGCAGAGTCGATAAAAGCTCGGGAAAGTGCAACGAATCCTGTAGATATAAAGATTGCTGACCTAAACATCGCAACTAACTCCATTTTTATAGCTGCAGATGTACCTGCGATTGTTACTGAGACAATGTCAGCCGTAGGAATAGAAGCTGGAGTAATGGGAGAATTTGCTGGTCCAGTTGGTACTGCTATTTCAGTTGCTGTTATTATTATATCGCAATTTGTAGAAGCAGAGCTTGAGGTAGAGAAATTGGAAGAGCACATAAATCTTACAGATCAGGAGAAGCATGATTTGTATTGGGATTTCTTTCTTGGTAAAAAAGTACCAGATTATATAGAAAATGATATAGAGGCAGAAAGTATATATAAACAATATGTATTAAAGCTTATAAGCCAATATAAAGGTAATTATGATAAAATAGTTATGTCGCTGCCTTATATATTGGTTACAAAGGAAAAGCGTGTTTATGGGGAAATACAACTCCTCAGAGTTTATTGTCGTACTAACACAAAAATAGTTGATACTAAGTTTGATTTTGGATTCAATACGAATGTTACATATCCATTTCATATCAGTGATATTAATTCTAGAGTGATTCCTACGAACATTGAAAGTTATAGTGTCGTTTGCGGACCACACGATAGCGATATTAAAGTACAAATTGATAATCCTCCCTGTACTGACTGTGTTGTAAATGGAATTGGCTCAGGATGTGATAACTTATATGATCATAGTAATGTATTACTAAATAGAACATTTGAAAAGTGGTTTTTACAAGAATACCCTAGCGACTGTTATAATGCGGTTATATACAGAAATAAGAATTTCCGTGGGTATGGAAGCGTATACTATATAACAGCTCAAAATGCTAATATTAATGTTGTTTTTCAAGAAAAGGATATTTTAAATGGTGATCGAGGTAGAAGAGGTAAGGTAGAAAATAGGTACTATTTTGAAAAGTCATTAGATAGTTGCAAGGTGTATAACTCAGGTAGAAATTTCTTTTACATAGCAGGGAAGTTCTCTTGTGATTTAGGAGCAGATAGACAAAAGAATATAGTTATAACACAAGGTAATCTTACTACAGATTCAATAAACATACATTCTATTATCGGCAGTAATAGAACTAATTATATAAAGTTCTCTAATGCAGATTATGTAGATGGTAAGGGTGGAAATGATATAATAACAGCAAAAAACTTTGCTACAATAAAAGGTTATTTTGGTGATTCTATTCACGGAAGTGGCTTAGTATTATTGCCGATAAATTTTAGTGATATAGATAAAATAACTCATGTTAACGACAGAACAAATATTTATAATAAAAGTGGAGATTCTATAAGTGTAGATAAACAGACATTAATAAAAACAGCAGATGGTTTGTTTGTAACTCCAACGAAAGTAGAGAGTAATACTGGAACAGTAGCAAGTCTACAAATAACAAAAAGCGTTGGTAGTGATGTTATATTAGATGATGAGTTAGATAAGTTGCAAACAATAGATAATCGGAACTTTAATATTACAAAGCAATTATCAAGTACTAATTATCGTAGTACTATAGGTAGTTTTAGTAATCATATTTTTTATCCTGATAAAGAGCACCATAATTTTTACTGGGAAGCTCCAAGTAATATAAACCATCTTTATCTTTTCGATGAAAAAAGTGCTAATATTACGATTGCTCAAGCAAATGGTATATTAGACTTTAGTCAATTAAATAGCACATTAAATGATATACAATTTGCAGAGAATAATGAAGGAGAAATAAAGATTAACAAAAGTAGACTAAATGTAACCCTGCTACCAGATTATAAAGATGTTACGGTAACATTTGATAGGGAAAAATATTATAAACTTCAGAATGGTGAACTAGAGCGTGATTATTGTTCTCATAGCTTAAAAATAGATGGAAGATTTAGCGTTAATGGTACTGATCTGTTAAATCATTATAATTGTTTCACATTTGATTCAGATAAGGTGCTTTTTTTAAAACTCAATAATGATTTGCTATTGTTATCAGATAAAGGAGCATTATCAATATCAGATTACTATTCTTTTGTTCATAGAAACTGGGATTTATCTATAGAACTAAACAATAGAATTATAGAACCAGAAGAATTTGGAGAAAGAGCTGATGATTTTAGTTCTTTCAGGTATTATAAACCAGATGAACAAGGGTTACAGATTTATCATAATCAGCCTATTAATAAGAATGATATTGGTTTAGTTGATTTGAAAGGTAAGTCTATATTAGATTTCGATATGAAAGTTATGAATGATACCTTATTGCTATCACATAAAAATAACACTCTTGTAAAAGTAGAGAACTGGAATACTTATCAACCAGCAAGAGAAATGATGTTTGCTTTTAATGATACAATAGTTTCTAACTCAAAATGTATAGCTTCTACTTGCAATCCACAAGATGTTATAATGGACTTTAATAAAGAAAAACAGAAACAGTATTCTCAGCTAATAAAAACCTCAGGGCCTGAAGAAGCAAAGTCACTTATAAGAAAAGCTATCCAGGAGAATAAGTCGAACTTGCTTGAAGCTCTTCTTGATGGTATGAGAAACAGGGATGATAGATATACTCTTATCAATGCTAAAAACGATTTCGGCGAGACATTTCTGCACCTTGCTATCTCTCAGTGTTTTGTTGATAACGGCGTTAATAACCTAAAAGATACTAAGTTAAAGATTGTAGAGCTGCTGCTTAACAGTGGTATTGATGTTAATGCTCAGGATACCCAGGGCAAGACGTCTTTGCACCGCGTTGTCCTTCTAATGGGTTATTTAGTTCAAAATAATCATGATTTTAGTTTGTTACAACTTCTGATTTTTAAAAATGCTGATGTTAATATTCGTGACAATAATAGTAAGAAGCCTTTAGATATTGCAAGAGATAAAGGTTTCACAAACATAATTTCCTTTTTAGAGAAGGCAGAAAGAAGAAATGAATACGTTGCACCAAAGCATATACGTCATCATAAAAGACATGCTTATCATAGAGGGAACCGTCATCGTTATTCACCTATTGAAAAGACAACAAAAGCTAGAATAGAAGGAAAAGCTATAGTAGGTAAAATTGAGTCTATGATAGATGAAAAAAGTCCTACAGTAGGATATGATGATGTAGAGGTTATGGTAGTAGGTGGCATAGAGATTGCTGCAATAAATAGAAAAAAAATCAAAGTGAATAAGGCAGAAGAGGTGCGCTATAAGAAAGCTACAAGCAGAGCAAGTGCACTATCTTCATGGATAAACAGTTTGTTCGGTTCAGTAAAAACCTCAATAGGTCGGTTATTAGATTCTAAACCTACATTGTCTGACGGAGTATCAAGTACTACAAGTCCAATCTCACAAGTTGATTCACCAGTAGATATAAACGGCACAATCATGTTACTTGATGTGCTTATTAGAAAAGTTACAGGTCAAAAATACATTTCTACAGCAGATCAGCACGTATCATTACTGGAAGCGCAGGGCTATGCATTAAATATTACAGAGGAATTTGAGAAAGTAGTAGAACAAGCTGCATTAAAAAGTGGCATATCAATGCATCGGTTAAATATTGATTTTGTTGAAATACAGAAAGAAGTTACAGGAAAAATCATGAGTGGTAAATTTGATGAGATTTCGGGGATTTTCAACTCATATGTAGAGAAAGCATGTTCTGGTAAAGAAGCTGGTAAATTAAGTCCGAAGAAATTTGAAAAGTTTATAGCTCAATTTAATAAGGGTCTGCTAAATCAATCAATAGAGCAGATATTACACAACAGAGATGGTAGATTAGAAGTTGATGGTACAAAAAAACAGCAGATAAGTTTAGAGCCTCAAAGTTATTTAAGTAATGCTTCAGTTCACAGCCATTCAAAGGACAAAGTATCAACTTGTCTTTCTGATGTAGGAGTAACCAAGCTTGGAAATACTTTGAGTAAGTAG
- a CDS encoding IS5 family transposase — translation MPKDFPPWKTVYSCDSRLKKSGIWQEIHDFLVKKVREIIGKNETPSVGIIDSQSVKTTQKGDREGYDAGKKIKGRKRHIIVDTVGLVIAAEVHSASIQDRDSALDLFAQAKCKAPTLRKFFADQGYTGKLQNRCLLETGCLLTIAKKLVDTGFQIIPKRWIVERTFAWLSNFRRMNKDYEHSPLTSKTNIFFNMITIILHKLAHFLV, via the coding sequence CTGCCTAAAGATTTTCCACCATGGAAAACCGTGTATAGTTGTGATTCGCGCTTAAAAAAAAGTGGAATATGGCAAGAAATTCATGATTTTCTAGTTAAAAAAGTAAGAGAGATAATCGGTAAGAATGAAACTCCATCAGTGGGAATAATAGACAGCCAGTCAGTAAAAACGACTCAAAAAGGGGATCGAGAGGGATACGATGCTGGAAAGAAAATAAAGGGCAGAAAACGCCATATCATTGTAGATACTGTGGGTCTTGTAATTGCTGCTGAAGTACACAGTGCAAGTATTCAAGATCGCGATAGTGCTCTAGATCTTTTTGCTCAGGCTAAATGCAAAGCCCCAACCTTACGAAAGTTTTTTGCCGATCAAGGGTACACAGGTAAATTACAAAATCGATGTTTATTGGAAACTGGATGTTTGCTAACAATTGCCAAGAAATTGGTTGATACAGGATTTCAGATTATTCCTAAACGTTGGATCGTAGAACGGACATTTGCCTGGCTTTCCAATTTTAGACGTATGAACAAGGATTATGAGCATTCTCCCCTCACTTCAAAAACTAATATCTTCTTTAATATGATCACTATTATACTTCACAAATTAGCTCATTTTTTGGTTTGA
- a CDS encoding ankyrin repeat domain-containing protein: MERGASINTKGSDGNTPLHLAAKVGNLSIVTYLVGEERADIYAKNQYGQTPISLAAKNNHLEHVFKPKNELICEV, encoded by the coding sequence ATAGAAAGAGGAGCCAGCATTAACACTAAAGGTAGTGATGGCAATACTCCTTTACACTTAGCTGCTAAAGTTGGTAATTTGAGTATAGTAACCTATCTTGTGGGTGAAGAAAGAGCTGATATTTATGCAAAAAATCAATACGGACAAACACCTATATCTCTTGCTGCTAAAAATAATCACTTAGAGCATGTCTTCAAACCAAAAAATGAGCTAATTTGTGAAGTATAA